A window of Pantoea agglomerans contains these coding sequences:
- a CDS encoding SulP family inorganic anion transporter — protein MNVNTLRQDIPAGLVVFLVALPLCLGIAQASGLPPFVGLLTGVIGGLLVTALSPSRFAVSGPAAGLVTIVVASVETLGSFSAFLTALVLAGLMQCGLGLLRAGRFISLVPGSVIKGMLAAIGILLIIQQIPVAFGIEGDAGLAGFASGATTFSAPAMLVAGGSLAILWLWTTPMVKKAGALGWIPGPLVAVLFGCAATVFGGRLMPEMADQLSRIALPSFDSFSALTAQIERPAWNAWQNPSVWVVAVTLALVASLETLLSQEALKKLRPQNPPPSPNREMFAQGIGNLSAGLLGAMPITAVIVRSSVNVNTGAQTKLSILIHGVLLLICGLWFSDMLNAIPLASLAAVLIYTGYKLATPQLFVEQFRMGAQQYVPFLATIVGIIVFGMLMGIGIGLATQMLYSLYKSHRNALQLTRYDDHYVLRFQQNLTFLHNPKLQGLLAEIPENSVVIVDHDNAEYLDPDVKAVLKDFGDNADKRGIRLSQWPVAVK, from the coding sequence ATGAATGTGAATACGCTTCGTCAGGATATTCCTGCCGGCCTGGTGGTTTTTCTGGTTGCGCTGCCGCTCTGCCTGGGCATTGCGCAGGCGAGCGGTCTGCCGCCGTTCGTCGGCCTGCTGACCGGGGTGATCGGCGGGCTGCTGGTCACCGCCCTTAGCCCGTCGCGCTTTGCCGTCAGCGGCCCGGCGGCGGGTCTGGTGACGATTGTCGTCGCCTCGGTCGAGACGCTCGGCAGCTTCAGCGCTTTCCTTACCGCGCTGGTGCTGGCTGGCCTGATGCAGTGTGGCCTCGGCCTGCTGCGCGCCGGGCGGTTTATCTCGCTGGTGCCGGGCAGCGTGATTAAGGGCATGCTGGCCGCTATCGGTATTTTGCTGATTATCCAGCAGATCCCGGTGGCGTTCGGTATTGAGGGCGATGCCGGCCTGGCTGGATTCGCCAGCGGGGCTACGACCTTTTCCGCGCCCGCGATGCTGGTCGCTGGCGGCAGCCTGGCGATCCTCTGGCTGTGGACCACGCCGATGGTGAAGAAGGCGGGCGCACTGGGATGGATACCGGGGCCGCTGGTGGCGGTGCTGTTCGGCTGCGCCGCCACGGTTTTCGGCGGACGGCTGATGCCGGAGATGGCCGATCAGCTGTCGCGCATTGCGCTGCCGTCGTTCGACAGCTTCTCCGCGCTGACGGCGCAGATAGAGCGTCCGGCCTGGAACGCGTGGCAAAACCCGTCGGTCTGGGTGGTAGCGGTAACGCTGGCGCTGGTCGCCAGCCTGGAGACGCTGCTGAGCCAGGAGGCGCTGAAGAAGCTGCGCCCGCAAAACCCACCGCCGTCGCCCAATCGTGAGATGTTCGCGCAGGGGATCGGCAATCTCAGCGCCGGCCTGCTGGGCGCGATGCCGATTACGGCGGTGATCGTACGCAGTTCGGTGAACGTTAACACCGGCGCGCAGACCAAACTCTCTATTCTGATCCACGGCGTGCTGCTGCTGATCTGCGGGCTCTGGTTCAGCGATATGCTGAACGCCATTCCGCTGGCCAGCCTGGCGGCGGTGCTGATCTATACCGGCTATAAGCTGGCGACGCCGCAGCTGTTCGTGGAGCAGTTCCGCATGGGCGCGCAGCAGTACGTGCCGTTCCTCGCTACCATCGTCGGCATTATCGTCTTCGGCATGCTGATGGGCATCGGTATCGGTCTGGCGACGCAGATGCTCTACAGCCTGTATAAGAGCCACCGCAATGCGCTTCAGCTGACGCGCTACGACGATCACTATGTGCTGCGCTTTCAGCAGAATCTGACCTTTCTGCACAATCCGAAACTGCAGGGGCTGCTGGCGGAGATCCCGGAGAACAGCGTGGTGATCGTGGATCACGATAACGCTGAGTATCTGGATCCTGACGTGAAGGCGGTGCTGAAGGATTTCGGCGACAACGCGGATAAGCGCGGGATTCGCCTTAGCCAGTGGCCGGTCGCGGTGAAGTAA
- a CDS encoding GGDEF domain-containing protein — protein sequence MRVKLFAEHNTITNLLSLFLITLLFCFLGSHLRVPAELSLFWPVNAIVAAVIVRHPWLHRMRYYVASFAAMVVNDTLFSGWAWPAVTLNVANLLFIIISVSMLVKHYLRDSDRRQINNALRIFPACLLAAFACATWGGLAQDMSFDTRFATAWGDWFSEQFSTGLMLLPFLLARNWRSLSFAALLSPGKWLPLLSVVLSLVVGAMMGGAGSLTFPVPALIWCAIVLPIPVTSLAILLTGISEIVLVSHGVMNIQGNDNLLHLSHLTSARLGVATVAISPLIVAVSMDAVRQLNQRLALRANYDFLTQLLSRSGLYESLKEEPFSAQRSVGVILLDVDYFKAINDNFGHDAGDGVLEEIALRMQQVVGAQGRICRFGGEEFAIVLFDARPARLYQLAEAVRQAIGKEKFWLQGNTVTVTVSLGLAQGKAGEERDWHSLVNQLISAADKNLYLSKRNGRNQTTPAFRTLTLASDVA from the coding sequence ATGCGCGTTAAGCTGTTTGCAGAGCACAACACGATAACCAATCTCCTCTCGCTGTTTCTTATTACCCTGCTGTTTTGTTTTTTGGGCAGCCATCTGCGCGTGCCCGCAGAACTCTCGCTTTTCTGGCCGGTGAACGCCATCGTCGCCGCCGTTATTGTGCGCCACCCCTGGCTGCACCGCATGCGCTACTACGTTGCCAGCTTCGCCGCCATGGTGGTGAACGACACGCTCTTTTCCGGCTGGGCGTGGCCCGCCGTGACCCTGAACGTCGCCAACCTGCTGTTTATCATTATCTCCGTCTCGATGCTGGTGAAGCACTACCTGCGCGACTCCGACCGCAGACAGATAAACAACGCGCTGCGCATCTTTCCCGCCTGCCTGCTGGCCGCCTTCGCCTGCGCCACCTGGGGCGGGCTGGCGCAGGATATGAGCTTTGACACCCGCTTCGCCACCGCCTGGGGCGACTGGTTCAGCGAACAGTTCTCCACTGGCCTGATGCTGCTGCCGTTCCTGCTGGCGCGCAACTGGCGCAGCCTGTCGTTCGCCGCGCTGCTCTCGCCGGGCAAATGGCTGCCGCTGCTGAGCGTAGTGCTGTCGCTGGTAGTCGGCGCCATGATGGGCGGCGCCGGCAGTCTGACCTTTCCGGTTCCGGCGCTGATCTGGTGCGCCATCGTCTTGCCGATCCCGGTCACCAGCCTGGCGATCCTGCTGACCGGCATCAGCGAAATCGTGCTGGTATCGCACGGCGTAATGAACATTCAGGGCAACGATAACCTGCTGCACTTAAGCCATCTCACCTCGGCGCGTCTCGGCGTGGCCACCGTCGCCATCAGCCCCCTGATTGTCGCCGTCAGTATGGATGCGGTGCGCCAGCTTAATCAGCGGCTGGCGCTGCGCGCCAACTACGATTTTCTGACCCAGCTGCTGTCGCGATCCGGGCTGTATGAAAGCCTGAAAGAGGAGCCGTTCTCGGCGCAGCGCAGCGTCGGCGTTATCCTGCTGGATGTCGACTATTTCAAAGCGATCAACGATAACTTCGGCCATGACGCTGGCGACGGCGTGCTGGAGGAGATTGCGCTGCGGATGCAGCAGGTGGTGGGCGCGCAGGGGCGCATCTGCCGCTTCGGTGGGGAAGAGTTTGCTATTGTGCTGTTCGACGCGCGACCCGCCCGACTCTACCAGCTGGCGGAGGCGGTGCGGCAGGCGATCGGCAAAGAGAAGTTCTGGCTGCAGGGCAACACCGTCACCGTTACCGTTAGCCTGGGGCTGGCGCAGGGCAAGGCGGGCGAAGAGCGCGACTGGCACAGCCTGGTTAACCAGCTCATATCCGCCGCGGATAAAAATCTTTATCTCTCCAAGCGCAACGGGCGCAACCAGACCACGCCCGCCTTCAGAACCCTGACGCTGGCCAGCGACGTGGCGTAA
- the ddlA gene encoding D-alanine--D-alanine ligase translates to MTKLRVGIVFGGKSAEHEVSLQSAKNILDAIDKTRFEPVLLGIDKQGQWHLNDTSDFLINAQDPALIALNRAGESVALVPGESQQQVIARQSGDALSQIDVIFPIVHGTLGEDGSLQGLLRMASLPFVGSGVLGSAVSMDKDFTKRLLRDAGLQVAPWISVTQAQRPHIQAAEIVAQLGLPLFIKPANQGSSVGVSKVDSVDDFDRALDLAFTFDRKVLIETGIKGREIECAVLGNDEPQASPCGEVVVHDAFYSYETKYISETGAQTQVPAAIDDGRSEAIRAVAIKAFQALECSGMARVDVFLTEAGEIIVNEVNTLPGFTNISMYPKLWQAAGLSYRDLISRLIELALERHQQLSQLKSSV, encoded by the coding sequence ATGACAAAACTGCGGGTAGGCATTGTGTTCGGCGGCAAATCGGCCGAGCACGAAGTATCGTTACAGTCGGCTAAAAATATCCTTGATGCGATTGATAAGACGCGTTTCGAGCCGGTGCTGTTAGGCATTGATAAGCAGGGTCAGTGGCATCTGAACGACACCTCTGACTTTCTGATAAACGCGCAGGATCCGGCGCTGATCGCCCTTAACCGCGCTGGCGAAAGCGTGGCGCTGGTGCCGGGCGAGTCGCAGCAGCAGGTGATCGCCCGCCAGAGTGGCGATGCGCTGTCGCAGATCGATGTGATCTTCCCTATCGTCCACGGCACGCTCGGCGAAGATGGGTCGCTGCAGGGACTGCTGCGCATGGCGTCGCTGCCTTTTGTCGGCTCCGGCGTGCTTGGCTCGGCGGTCAGCATGGATAAAGATTTCACCAAACGTCTGCTGCGCGACGCCGGGCTGCAGGTCGCGCCCTGGATTAGCGTTACCCAGGCGCAGCGGCCACATATTCAGGCGGCGGAGATCGTCGCGCAGCTGGGCCTGCCGCTGTTTATCAAGCCAGCCAACCAGGGCTCTTCGGTAGGCGTCAGCAAAGTCGACAGCGTTGACGACTTCGACCGCGCGCTGGACCTCGCCTTTACCTTTGACCGTAAAGTACTTATAGAAACCGGCATCAAAGGCCGTGAAATCGAGTGCGCGGTGCTGGGCAACGACGAACCGCAGGCGAGCCCGTGCGGCGAAGTGGTGGTGCACGACGCCTTCTACTCCTACGAAACCAAATATATCAGCGAAACCGGCGCGCAGACGCAGGTGCCCGCCGCCATCGACGACGGGCGCAGCGAAGCGATCCGCGCCGTGGCGATCAAGGCGTTTCAGGCGCTGGAGTGCAGCGGAATGGCGCGCGTGGACGTTTTCCTGACGGAAGCGGGCGAGATTATTGTCAACGAGGTGAATACCCTGCCCGGCTTCACCAATATCAGCATGTATCCCAAACTGTGGCAGGCGGCGGGACTGAGCTATCGCGATCTTATTAGCCGCCTGATCGAGCTGGCGCTGGAGCGCCATCAGCAACTCAGCCAGCTTAAAAGCAGCGTGTAG
- a CDS encoding phage repressor protein CI: MLVTNFNGSGGAILDRLIQAYGFKQKSQYAEHVGLSSSNLAMRYKRDAFPADLVVQCLIDTDAELNWILYGQGNPPSAVQALTAEKGSESHPMKSLTDIERVKLTNGELAPVDFVTLESKLFLDKVAPHSNLLAVIEGEQQYIVNRSFKAVVDGKWLLDIEGMASLRNLSRLPGGRVRISGGDAEFECALNEISATGIVVMTLI; encoded by the coding sequence ATGTTAGTCACTAATTTTAACGGGAGCGGCGGGGCTATCCTCGACAGGCTGATTCAGGCCTATGGGTTTAAACAGAAATCGCAATATGCGGAGCATGTCGGTCTCTCTTCGAGCAACCTGGCAATGCGTTATAAAAGAGACGCTTTCCCGGCGGACCTGGTGGTGCAGTGCCTTATCGACACCGATGCGGAGCTGAACTGGATCCTCTACGGTCAGGGTAATCCCCCCAGCGCGGTACAGGCGCTGACGGCGGAAAAAGGCAGCGAAAGTCACCCGATGAAGAGTCTTACCGATATCGAACGGGTAAAGTTAACAAATGGTGAACTCGCGCCTGTCGATTTTGTGACTCTGGAGAGCAAGCTGTTCCTTGATAAGGTCGCGCCTCACAGCAACCTGCTGGCGGTGATTGAAGGGGAGCAGCAGTACATCGTTAACCGCAGCTTTAAGGCGGTGGTGGACGGCAAATGGCTGCTGGATATTGAAGGCATGGCCAGCCTGCGTAACCTTTCGCGCCTGCCCGGCGGCCGGGTCAGAATCAGCGGCGGCGACGCTGAATTTGAATGCGCGCTGAACGAGATTTCCGCCACCGGCATCGTTGTGATGACCTTAATTTAA
- a CDS encoding DUF2732 family protein — protein sequence MKYPNFNADSDALNALLSAARDDERKGRAQAVANRLAAMATHIGRQGLSGIEAAELLRYEAQRYRNEAQELR from the coding sequence ATGAAATACCCGAATTTTAACGCCGACAGCGATGCGCTGAACGCTCTGCTCAGCGCGGCGCGCGACGACGAGCGTAAAGGCCGCGCGCAGGCGGTGGCAAACCGTCTGGCCGCGATGGCGACGCATATCGGCCGCCAGGGCCTGAGCGGTATCGAGGCCGCCGAACTGCTTCGCTATGAAGCGCAGCGCTACCGCAATGAAGCGCAGGAGCTGCGCTGA
- a CDS encoding TraR/DksA C4-type zinc finger protein produces the protein MVDSMDIEQQRQAEQLALDIAAVTQRPKGVSALFCEACDSAIPEARRRALSGVSRCVACQEIAELRGRHYQGGR, from the coding sequence ATGGTCGATAGCATGGACATTGAACAGCAGCGCCAGGCGGAGCAGCTGGCGCTCGATATCGCTGCGGTGACGCAGCGGCCGAAAGGCGTCAGCGCCTTGTTCTGCGAGGCGTGCGACAGCGCGATCCCCGAGGCGCGCCGCCGTGCCCTGAGCGGCGTCTCCCGCTGCGTCGCCTGTCAGGAGATCGCCGAGCTGCGCGGCCGCCACTATCAGGGCGGCCGCTAG
- a CDS encoding replication endonuclease: MQHFLWPWSAPRQAIASPYPTHAAMQQRSRRLAAISQAWKALEQQPSLVQRVVRLRHGQLERERGPASAADWLTGAFAERLLPRLERVSAQYRLGAMGHGTAARLCGHAAQEKGAAAAAGTLWELMRRFNQLPDMARADVDRLAGDIASFIFAELVQLHGQNGGESDWRYSHSLYLTAATLTREFRQTPPLWQKVTTRLFAPEEVTPAIMRMQGESWWKGRLRRLAAEWREHLQIALAQVSKTRSPYASRATIAEWREQKRRTRDFLQGMELEDEEGNRISLIDKHDGSVANPAIRRCELMTRIRGFETICNEMGYIGEFCTLTAPARYHATLSSGQHNPKWGGASPAETQRYLCQLWQKVRARLHREQIRLFGIRVAEPHHDGTPHWHLLLFMRPQQAAQVRQILTEYACQQDSEELIGEKARKARFHTTAIDPQKGSATGYIAKYIAKNIDGYALDGERDSESGEPLRDCAAAVSAWAGRWHIRQFQFVGGAPVTVWRELRRLTQGEGLSAELAEARAAADSGDWAAYVNVQGGPFVRRDELAVRVWYQQAKECNSWGEEIMRIKGVYLNALDDKQPLLTRLVSWKLVPKRKAEAGPVEQNASACSSSSVINCTRIARRPGLLARLNHWPEPTVKNRAKPAGEGGLYSQNAPP; the protein is encoded by the coding sequence GTGCAGCATTTTCTCTGGCCGTGGAGCGCGCCGCGTCAGGCTATCGCCTCGCCTTATCCTACGCACGCCGCTATGCAGCAGCGCAGCCGCCGGCTGGCCGCGATCTCACAGGCCTGGAAGGCGCTGGAGCAGCAACCGTCGCTGGTGCAGCGCGTGGTCAGGCTGCGTCACGGCCAGCTGGAACGCGAGCGCGGCCCGGCCAGCGCCGCGGACTGGCTGACAGGCGCCTTCGCCGAACGCCTGCTGCCGCGCCTGGAGCGGGTCAGCGCGCAGTATCGGCTCGGCGCCATGGGGCACGGCACCGCCGCGCGGCTGTGCGGCCACGCGGCGCAGGAAAAGGGTGCCGCAGCGGCGGCAGGCACGCTGTGGGAGCTGATGCGCCGCTTTAACCAGCTGCCCGATATGGCGCGCGCCGATGTCGATCGGCTGGCAGGGGATATCGCCAGCTTTATCTTCGCCGAGCTGGTGCAGCTGCACGGGCAGAACGGCGGCGAATCGGACTGGCGCTATAGCCACTCCCTCTATCTGACCGCCGCGACCCTTACCCGCGAATTCCGCCAGACGCCGCCGCTGTGGCAGAAGGTCACCACGCGCCTCTTTGCACCGGAAGAGGTGACGCCGGCGATCATGCGCATGCAGGGCGAAAGCTGGTGGAAAGGGCGGCTGCGCCGTCTCGCCGCCGAATGGCGCGAACATCTGCAGATTGCGCTGGCGCAGGTCAGTAAGACGCGTTCGCCCTATGCCAGCCGCGCCACCATTGCCGAATGGCGCGAGCAGAAGCGGCGCACCCGCGACTTTTTACAGGGCATGGAGCTGGAAGATGAAGAGGGCAACCGCATCAGCCTGATCGACAAGCATGACGGCAGCGTTGCCAATCCCGCCATCCGCCGCTGCGAGCTGATGACGCGCATTCGCGGCTTTGAGACGATCTGCAATGAGATGGGCTACATCGGCGAGTTTTGCACCCTGACCGCGCCGGCGCGCTATCACGCCACGCTCAGCAGCGGCCAGCACAACCCCAAATGGGGCGGTGCCAGCCCCGCTGAGACGCAGCGCTACCTCTGTCAGCTCTGGCAAAAGGTGCGCGCCAGGCTGCACCGCGAGCAGATCCGCCTGTTCGGCATCCGCGTTGCTGAACCCCACCATGACGGCACGCCGCACTGGCATCTGCTGCTGTTTATGCGTCCCCAGCAGGCTGCACAGGTGCGCCAGATCCTGACGGAATATGCCTGCCAGCAGGACAGCGAAGAGCTGATCGGCGAAAAAGCGCGCAAGGCCCGCTTCCACACCACCGCCATCGACCCGCAAAAGGGCAGCGCCACGGGCTATATCGCGAAATATATCGCCAAAAATATCGACGGCTACGCCCTCGACGGCGAGCGCGACAGCGAGAGCGGCGAGCCGCTGCGCGACTGCGCCGCCGCGGTTTCCGCCTGGGCGGGGCGCTGGCATATCCGCCAGTTTCAGTTTGTCGGCGGCGCGCCGGTGACCGTCTGGCGTGAGCTGCGCCGTCTGACTCAGGGCGAGGGGCTGAGCGCGGAGCTGGCCGAGGCGCGCGCGGCGGCCGACAGCGGCGACTGGGCCGCCTATGTGAACGTCCAGGGCGGCCCGTTCGTGCGTCGCGATGAGCTGGCGGTGCGCGTCTGGTATCAACAGGCGAAGGAGTGCAACAGCTGGGGCGAAGAGATTATGCGCATTAAAGGGGTCTACCTCAACGCGCTGGACGATAAGCAACCGCTACTGACCCGACTGGTCAGCTGGAAGCTGGTGCCGAAACGTAAAGCGGAGGCTGGCCCTGTTGAGCAGAACGCATCAGCCTGCAGTTCGAGTTCTGTCATTAACTGTACGCGGATAGCGCGTCGGCCAGGGCTATTAGCGCGGTTAAATCATTGGCCCGAACCGACAGTAAAAAACCGGGCAAAACCGGCTGGCGAGGGCGGTTTATACAGCCAGAACGCGCCGCCCTGA
- a CDS encoding tail protein X encodes MNIYALQGDTVDEICYRYYGRTQQAVEQVYAANPGLAERGAVLPHGYALTLPDLPDAATGETVNLWD; translated from the coding sequence ATGAATATCTACGCGCTCCAGGGCGATACGGTCGATGAGATCTGCTATCGCTACTACGGCCGCACGCAGCAGGCGGTCGAGCAGGTTTACGCCGCCAATCCCGGCCTCGCCGAACGCGGCGCGGTGCTGCCGCACGGCTATGCCCTGACGCTGCCCGATCTGCCGGACGCGGCCACCGGCGAAACCGTCAATCTGTGGGACTGA
- a CDS encoding HP1 family phage holin: MEKTSSLINYLVSLFLMWLGRHTIQDIAFLVGSGVAVITLMVNVATFFINWHYRRKTYELQRQRAGRRS; this comes from the coding sequence ATGGAGAAAACCAGCTCGCTGATTAACTACCTGGTCAGCCTGTTTCTGATGTGGCTGGGTCGTCACACCATTCAGGATATCGCTTTTCTGGTCGGCTCCGGCGTGGCGGTCATCACCCTGATGGTTAACGTGGCGACCTTTTTTATCAACTGGCACTACCGCCGCAAAACCTATGAGCTTCAGCGCCAGCGCGCAGGGAGGCGATCCTGA
- a CDS encoding lysozyme, with amino-acid sequence MSQNAKRCAVAAVLGIAALLPSFSTLKISSGGLQLLADAEGCRTSPYQCSAGVWTNGIGHTAGVTPQSVVSERQVAVNLVDDLIRVERQLSLCVPVAMPQPVWDALASFAFNVGTDAACRSTMASYLNQQRWRAACDQLPRWIYVNGVKSAGLAQRRERERAWCLRGVV; translated from the coding sequence CTGAGCCAGAACGCAAAGCGCTGCGCCGTGGCCGCCGTACTGGGGATCGCCGCGCTGCTGCCGTCATTCTCTACGTTGAAAATCTCCTCCGGCGGCCTGCAGCTGCTGGCCGACGCAGAGGGCTGCCGCACCTCGCCCTATCAGTGCAGCGCTGGCGTCTGGACCAACGGCATCGGCCATACCGCAGGCGTGACGCCGCAGAGCGTCGTCAGCGAGCGCCAGGTGGCGGTGAATCTGGTGGACGATCTGATACGTGTCGAACGCCAGCTCTCTCTCTGCGTGCCGGTGGCGATGCCGCAGCCGGTCTGGGACGCGCTGGCGAGCTTTGCCTTTAACGTCGGCACCGACGCCGCCTGCCGCTCAACCATGGCGAGCTATCTCAACCAGCAGCGCTGGCGCGCGGCGTGCGACCAGCTGCCGCGCTGGATCTACGTGAACGGCGTGAAAAGCGCCGGGCTGGCGCAGCGGCGCGAGCGGGAGCGCGCCTGGTGCCTGCGAGGCGTGGTATGA
- a CDS encoding phage tail protein, whose protein sequence is MQKPQQLRAALNRSVPLLQQNPERLTMTIAAGTVVATSAPSLSFEYRYRLELTLADVEQDIEAVIVPLLAWLRDNQPEMMGNAEKRRSDFTFASDAAGTLSIGLQLSERVLVTQADSALQVTFPGEPTPPANDEAPLQLWVHGALVSEWQR, encoded by the coding sequence ATGCAGAAACCTCAACAGCTACGCGCGGCGCTGAACCGCAGCGTGCCGCTGCTTCAGCAAAACCCGGAGCGGCTGACCATGACGATAGCCGCTGGAACGGTGGTGGCGACCAGCGCGCCGTCGCTCTCTTTTGAGTATCGCTACCGGCTGGAATTAACCCTCGCCGACGTTGAGCAGGATATCGAGGCGGTTATCGTGCCGCTGCTCGCCTGGCTGCGTGATAACCAGCCGGAGATGATGGGCAACGCCGAGAAACGACGCAGCGATTTTACCTTCGCGTCCGACGCCGCCGGCACGCTCAGCATCGGCCTGCAGCTGAGCGAGCGCGTGCTGGTCACGCAGGCGGACAGCGCGCTGCAGGTCACCTTTCCCGGCGAGCCGACGCCGCCCGCGAACGATGAGGCACCGCTGCAGCTCTGGGTGCACGGCGCGCTGGTCAGCGAGTGGCAGCGCTAA
- a CDS encoding phage baseplate assembly protein V: MNEHISEILRLLRNLIRIGTVSAVDPQSGRCRVRSGDNETGWLPWLSARAGRSRAWSAPSIGEQVLVLSLGGELNTGFILPGIFSDSHPAPSASADALHWAFPDGAVIEYEPQSGALQASGIQTARIQAATRILFDAPLVECSAKLKTATLEVTGGGTLQGNVTHSGGSLSSNGIVVDAHQHGGVKSGGDLSGGPQ, translated from the coding sequence ATGAACGAACATATCAGCGAAATCCTGCGCCTGCTGCGCAACCTTATCCGCATCGGCACCGTCTCGGCGGTGGATCCCCAGAGCGGGCGCTGCCGCGTACGCAGCGGCGACAATGAAACCGGCTGGCTGCCGTGGCTCAGCGCCCGCGCCGGACGCTCCCGCGCCTGGAGCGCGCCGTCGATCGGCGAACAGGTGCTGGTGCTGAGCCTGGGCGGCGAGCTGAATACCGGCTTTATCCTGCCGGGCATCTTTTCCGACAGCCATCCCGCGCCTTCCGCCTCGGCTGACGCGCTGCACTGGGCCTTTCCCGACGGCGCGGTTATCGAGTATGAGCCGCAGAGCGGGGCGCTGCAGGCGAGCGGCATTCAGACCGCCCGCATCCAGGCGGCAACCCGCATCCTGTTTGACGCGCCGCTGGTGGAGTGCAGCGCAAAGCTGAAAACCGCCACGCTGGAGGTAACCGGCGGCGGCACGCTGCAGGGCAACGTGACCCACAGCGGCGGCAGCCTGAGCTCTAACGGCATCGTGGTCGACGCCCATCAGCATGGCGGCGTGAAATCGGGCGGCGATCTGTCGGGAGGGCCGCAGTAA
- a CDS encoding GPW/gp25 family protein: MAEKYLGMSRDSGTALTDLEHIRQSVRDILTTPLGSRVMRRRYGSLLSALIDQPQNPALRLQIMSACYMALLQWEPRIQLSAISYEASYDGGMTVELTGSRSDTAQEFSLTIPVS, translated from the coding sequence ATGGCTGAAAAATATCTCGGTATGAGCCGCGACAGCGGCACGGCGCTAACGGACCTGGAGCATATCCGGCAGTCGGTGCGCGATATTTTGACCACGCCGCTTGGCTCGCGCGTGATGCGCCGCCGGTACGGCTCGCTGCTGTCGGCGCTGATCGATCAGCCGCAAAACCCGGCGCTGCGCCTGCAAATTATGTCCGCCTGCTATATGGCGCTGTTGCAGTGGGAGCCGCGCATTCAGCTGAGCGCTATCAGCTATGAGGCGTCGTATGACGGCGGCATGACGGTAGAGCTTACCGGCAGCCGCAGCGATACGGCGCAAGAATTTTCCCTGACCATTCCCGTGAGCTGA
- a CDS encoding baseplate J/gp47 family protein: MATIDLSQLPAPDVVEALDYETLLAERKATLISLYPPEQQAAITRTLALESEPLVKLLQENAYRELILRQRINEAAKANMVAWATGADLDQLGANNGVTRLTLRAADNSTLPPTAAVMESDDNFRMRIAAALEGLSVAGPSGAYEYHAKSADGRVADVSATSPAPAEVVITVLSREGDGSAPADLLEIVASALNDEDVRPVADRVQVQAATIVSYRVDATLFLYPGPEAEPIRAAAEAKLLAFINAQSRLGRDIRQSALYAALHVEGVQRVELAQPAADVVLDKTQAAWCSGYSITVGGSDE; this comes from the coding sequence ATGGCAACCATTGACCTGAGCCAGCTGCCTGCGCCCGATGTGGTGGAGGCGCTGGATTATGAAACCCTGCTGGCCGAGCGTAAGGCGACGCTGATTTCCCTCTATCCGCCCGAGCAGCAGGCGGCGATAACCCGCACGCTGGCGCTGGAGTCGGAGCCGCTGGTGAAGCTGCTGCAGGAGAACGCCTACCGCGAGCTGATTCTGCGTCAGCGCATCAACGAGGCGGCGAAAGCCAATATGGTCGCCTGGGCGACCGGCGCCGATCTCGACCAGCTGGGCGCCAATAACGGCGTAACCCGGCTGACGCTGAGGGCGGCTGACAACAGCACGCTGCCGCCGACCGCGGCGGTGATGGAGAGCGACGACAACTTTCGCATGCGCATTGCCGCCGCCTTAGAAGGGCTGAGCGTGGCGGGGCCGAGCGGTGCCTATGAGTATCACGCCAAAAGCGCTGATGGACGCGTGGCGGACGTTTCCGCCACCAGTCCGGCGCCGGCGGAGGTGGTGATCACCGTGCTGAGCCGCGAAGGCGACGGCTCCGCGCCTGCCGATCTGCTGGAAATCGTGGCGAGCGCGCTTAACGATGAGGATGTGCGTCCGGTCGCCGATCGCGTTCAGGTGCAGGCGGCGACTATCGTCAGCTACCGCGTTGACGCGACGTTGTTTCTCTATCCCGGCCCCGAAGCGGAGCCGATCCGCGCCGCCGCCGAGGCGAAGCTGCTCGCCTTTATCAACGCCCAGTCGCGGCTGGGGCGCGATATTCGCCAGTCGGCGCTTTACGCCGCGCTGCATGTGGAAGGCGTACAGCGCGTCGAGCTGGCGCAGCCGGCGGCAGATGTGGTGCTGGATAAAACTCAGGCCGCCTGGTGCAGCGGCTACAGCATCACGGTAGGAGGTTCCGATGAGTGA